A region of Nostoc sp. 'Peltigera membranacea cyanobiont' N6 DNA encodes the following proteins:
- a CDS encoding WD40 repeat domain-containing protein, whose translation MLTLKGHSGSVNVVLVTFDSKLIISGSEDKTIKVWNLETGQNISTLKGHREAVTSLAITSDNKWLISGSRDWTIKVWKLETFKESHTLLGHSSSVNALAVTHNNRQIVSGSSDNTIKVWKLEPSEDVFPLSGHSSWVSALVVTHNNKKAISGSWDNTIKVWEIETGQEVFTLRGHTDSVISLALTPDSRLLVSGSFDKTIKVWDLSTGQEIATLTGHSLWIEDLIVTPDGKWVISSSGEGTIKVWDLAKKLLKFSLEEHTERVTSLAITPDANWVISGSEDNTIKIWNFKTGDNRFTLKEHSDYINVIAVSPDGKRLISGSSDETIKVWDLETGKEDFSFRGHTSEIKILKVTPNGKLVVSISDDNVIKVWDLETGEEIARPLIHYYTLSVFPEGRTNWIRDLIVLQDSKTAVSASDDMTIMMWNLESGEIITMFSGDSPILRCAVTSDGRTVVAGEQSGRVHFLRLSGTESVTSCT comes from the coding sequence ATTCTCACGCTAAAAGGTCATTCTGGCTCTGTTAATGTTGTATTAGTAACCTTTGATAGCAAACTAATAATATCTGGCTCTGAAGATAAGACAATCAAGGTTTGGAATTTAGAAACTGGTCAGAATATCTCTACCTTAAAGGGACATCGAGAAGCAGTCACCTCCCTAGCCATAACATCTGATAACAAATGGTTGATTTCTGGTTCAAGAGATTGGACGATTAAAGTATGGAAACTGGAAACTTTTAAGGAAAGCCACACTTTGCTAGGGCATTCTAGCTCAGTGAATGCCTTAGCAGTAACGCATAATAATAGACAAATAGTCTCCGGTTCAAGTGATAATACAATTAAAGTCTGGAAACTTGAACCTAGTGAAGATGTATTTCCCTTATCAGGTCATAGCAGCTGGGTAAGTGCTTTAGTAGTCACACATAATAATAAAAAAGCTATATCAGGTTCATGGGACAATACAATTAAAGTTTGGGAAATAGAAACTGGTCAAGAGGTTTTTACTCTGAGAGGTCATACTGATTCTGTCATAAGTTTAGCATTAACACCTGATAGTCGATTGTTGGTTTCTGGTTCATTTGATAAAACAATTAAAGTTTGGGATTTGTCAACTGGTCAAGAAATTGCTACTCTCACAGGACATAGTTTGTGGATAGAAGATTTAATAGTAACGCCGGATGGAAAATGGGTTATTTCCAGTTCTGGTGAAGGGACTATAAAAGTATGGGATTTGGCGAAAAAATTGTTAAAATTCAGCCTAGAAGAGCATACTGAAAGAGTAACATCATTAGCAATTACACCTGATGCTAATTGGGTAATTTCTGGTTCGGAAGATAACACAATCAAGATTTGGAACTTCAAAACAGGGGATAATCGCTTCACTTTGAAAGAACATAGCGATTATATAAATGTTATTGCGGTCAGTCCCGACGGTAAACGGCTAATCTCTGGCTCATCTGATGAAACTATCAAAGTTTGGGATTTAGAAACAGGTAAAGAAGATTTCAGCTTTAGGGGGCATACTTCTGAAATCAAGATTTTGAAGGTTACACCAAATGGGAAGTTGGTTGTTTCTATTTCAGATGATAACGTCATTAAGGTATGGGATTTAGAAACAGGTGAAGAAATTGCTAGACCTCTTATCCATTACTATACTCTTTCAGTATTTCCAGAAGGTCGTACTAACTGGATACGAGATTTAATAGTTCTCCAAGATAGTAAAACTGCTGTTTCTGCTTCAGATGACATGACTATTATGATGTGGAATTTAGAAAGTGGAGAAATTATTACTATGTTTAGTGGTGATAGCCCAATACTACGTTGTGCCGTTACCTCAGATGGAAGAACAGTGGTAGCTGGTGAGCAATCAGGGCGAGTTCATTTCCTGCGTTTGTCAGGTACAGAAAGTGTCACATCATGCACATAG
- a CDS encoding CHAT domain-containing protein, which yields MMVNKYCDFVIGIDNVRSDESGTKQFSVRVWESPAGESRVAEYISIPPSLSTKLRQLENRNSDTRDIISLGEQIGDILLPEQARKLFINTLNGLQSEAGLRLRLKLDPSLASIPWEYLYIQDLTDKRDITGFCALNPQISIVRHEPLPIAAKLNATTKARRLLVALASPEDEETLNITKERANIENALKDIPGIKYEFVPNATVELLNDQLISGADIFHFAGHGKFKQSVFDTTGGYIILLDENGKSAPMPTEQLAINLRDRGVQLVVLGACETGRRDEKNVWSGVVTGLMAAGIPAAVAMQYKIWDESAIAFSRSFYKALAAGLPLDRAVSLGRIAVFNHCESVKDEQQRQKYWRDWGVPVLYCRTKENFVLPAIKDEEQRQDLLDELTNVQKNSKLLQIGKYNINMEKAEGIAIGDGAQVFKTEMRDN from the coding sequence ATGATGGTAAATAAGTATTGTGATTTTGTAATTGGTATTGATAATGTTAGGAGCGATGAATCAGGTACTAAGCAATTCTCCGTGAGAGTTTGGGAATCTCCCGCAGGTGAAAGCCGAGTTGCCGAATATATTTCAATTCCCCCAAGTTTATCAACGAAGCTACGCCAACTAGAAAATCGTAATTCAGATACTAGAGATATTATTAGCTTGGGTGAACAAATAGGCGATATTCTACTTCCCGAACAAGCGAGAAAGTTATTTATTAATACTTTAAATGGGCTGCAATCAGAAGCAGGATTGCGGTTGCGTTTGAAACTAGACCCTTCCTTAGCCAGCATCCCTTGGGAGTACCTTTATATTCAGGATTTAACTGATAAAAGAGACATTACCGGGTTTTGTGCGCTCAATCCGCAAATTTCGATTGTGCGCCATGAACCTCTTCCCATTGCAGCGAAACTAAACGCTACAACTAAGGCTCGTCGTCTGCTAGTTGCTTTGGCTAGTCCCGAAGATGAAGAAACGCTCAATATAACTAAGGAACGGGCAAATATCGAAAATGCTTTAAAAGATATCCCCGGAATCAAGTATGAATTTGTACCAAATGCCACCGTGGAACTGTTGAATGACCAATTAATTTCAGGGGCAGATATTTTCCATTTTGCTGGTCATGGCAAGTTCAAACAATCAGTGTTTGACACCACTGGGGGATATATTATACTGCTGGATGAAAATGGCAAATCTGCTCCCATGCCCACCGAACAACTGGCTATCAACTTACGCGATCGCGGCGTACAATTAGTTGTCTTAGGTGCTTGTGAAACCGGAAGACGTGACGAAAAAAATGTTTGGAGCGGGGTAGTCACGGGTTTAATGGCAGCCGGAATTCCTGCGGCGGTAGCTATGCAGTATAAAATTTGGGATGAAAGTGCGATCGCTTTTAGTCGAAGTTTCTACAAAGCACTCGCAGCAGGACTTCCTTTAGATCGAGCGGTATCATTAGGTCGAATAGCAGTATTTAACCATTGTGAATCTGTAAAAGATGAGCAACAACGCCAGAAATATTGGCGAGATTGGGGGGTTCCTGTACTGTACTGTCGAACCAAAGAAAATTTTGTTCTCCCAGCGATTAAGGATGAAGAACAGCGACAAGATTTACTCGATGAACTTACAAATGTCCAAAAAAATTCCAAATTGCTACAGATAGGTAAGTATAACATTAACATGGAAAAAGCTGAAGGCATAGCCATTGGTGATGGCGCACAGGTGTTCAAGACAGAAATGAGAGACAATTAG
- a CDS encoding tetratricopeptide repeat protein: MHIDSQDMQRLEPGQLIERELAGCEAHRYEITLTSSQYLEVVVEPEDINVVVVLFAPDGQMLVEDDVSCKQKTSIKLIVDLSGNHLLEVRPLDEAVAGHYQVQIKEMRTATEQDINCFAAEKTLAEGMQLYKERTVESLQKAIAKFQEAFSLWHTVGNLIEEARSLNNIGAVYNALGEKQQALEYYNQALPLWRSVGDYPGLAATLNNIGKVHNALGEKQLALEYYNQALPLWKSVEDAAGFGVTLTNIGSVYSDLGEKQQALEYYNQALPLRHSVGDFIGEAVTLNNIGSVYCHLGEKQRAIEYYNQALVLLLAVEDISETATTLNNIGKVYFDLNQKQKALSYFNHALALQQSTGDRDGEATTLNNLGIIYEALGNKEQALEYYNQALLLWRTLENPVGVATTLNNFGKFYDDLGQKQQALEYYQQALSMRRSVGDRTGEAVTLSNIGVIYSDLGQQQQALSYFQQAILLSRAVQDLTGEAVTLNNIGKLYDDLGEFQQALEYYNQALPILRVLEDCDGEAITLNNIGSVYSALGEKRQALEYYNQALRLLPAEENPANFATTLNNIGAIYNYLGEQQQALEYYNQALPIQQSLGNLASVAATFNNIGTVYEDLGEKQQALEYYNQALPLWDTVQNRYGKARSLNNIGKVYDDLGEKQQALLYYNQALLLRRAVGDRAGEASSLNNIGAVYNTLGEKQQAFLHYNQALSLWRAVKDPDGEARTLNNIGGIYDSLGEKQQALSYYNQALSLRRAVEDRAGEARSLNNIGGIYDDLGEKQQALSYYNQALSLRRAVGDRAGEARSLNNIGGIYDNLGEKQQALSYYNQALPLRRAVGDRAGEAVSVHNIAKVYEDLGEKQQALDYYNQALVLHREVGNQSCGCCRYSW; the protein is encoded by the coding sequence ATGCACATAGATAGCCAGGATATGCAAAGACTAGAGCCAGGACAACTAATTGAACGAGAGTTAGCAGGTTGCGAAGCCCATCGCTATGAGATAACCCTTACCTCCAGTCAGTACTTGGAGGTGGTGGTTGAGCCGGAAGACATCAACGTAGTTGTAGTGTTGTTTGCTCCCGATGGTCAGATGCTGGTAGAAGATGATGTATCCTGCAAACAAAAAACTTCAATAAAACTGATAGTTGACCTTTCAGGAAATCACCTGCTAGAAGTACGTCCATTGGATGAAGCTGTAGCTGGGCATTATCAAGTACAGATAAAAGAGATGCGAACAGCAACGGAGCAAGATATCAATTGCTTTGCTGCTGAGAAAACCTTAGCAGAGGGTATGCAGCTATACAAAGAAAGAACAGTAGAATCATTACAAAAGGCGATCGCCAAATTTCAAGAGGCTTTCTCACTCTGGCATACTGTAGGAAACCTGATTGAAGAAGCTCGCTCCCTAAATAATATTGGTGCGGTTTATAACGCTTTGGGTGAAAAGCAGCAAGCACTGGAATACTACAACCAAGCACTCCCACTCTGGCGTAGTGTAGGAGACTACCCAGGTTTGGCGGCTACTCTTAACAATATCGGCAAAGTCCACAATGCTTTAGGTGAAAAACAGCTAGCGCTGGAATACTATAATCAGGCACTACCACTCTGGAAATCTGTAGAAGATGCAGCAGGATTTGGTGTCACTCTCACCAATATTGGTTCTGTCTACTCGGACTTAGGCGAAAAACAGCAAGCACTGGAATACTATAATCAGGCACTACCTCTTAGACATAGTGTGGGCGATTTTATTGGGGAGGCTGTAACCCTGAACAATATCGGCTCTGTTTATTGCCACTTAGGTGAGAAACAACGGGCAATAGAATATTACAACCAAGCACTAGTGTTATTGCTTGCTGTGGAAGACATTTCTGAGACAGCCACGACTCTCAACAACATCGGCAAAGTTTACTTTGATTTAAATCAGAAGCAAAAAGCCCTCTCCTACTTCAACCATGCACTCGCACTCCAGCAATCTACAGGCGATCGCGATGGAGAAGCAACTACCCTTAACAATCTTGGTATAATTTATGAGGCTTTAGGTAATAAAGAACAAGCATTAGAGTACTACAATCAAGCACTTCTCCTTTGGCGCACTTTAGAGAACCCAGTAGGCGTTGCTACCACTCTGAATAATTTCGGCAAATTTTATGATGATTTAGGTCAGAAGCAGCAGGCACTGGAGTACTATCAGCAAGCACTTTCAATGAGGCGTTCTGTGGGAGACCGTACTGGGGAAGCTGTTACTCTTAGCAATATTGGTGTTATTTACTCCGATCTCGGTCAACAGCAACAAGCGCTCTCATACTTTCAGCAAGCTATCTTACTTAGCCGTGCTGTGCAAGACTTAACTGGGGAGGCTGTTACTCTCAATAACATTGGCAAACTTTACGATGATTTAGGCGAGTTTCAGCAAGCATTGGAGTATTACAATCAGGCACTACCAATTCTACGTGTTTTGGAGGATTGTGATGGGGAAGCCATCACTCTTAACAATATTGGCTCCGTCTACAGCGCTTTGGGCGAAAAGCGGCAAGCACTAGAATACTACAATCAAGCACTACGACTGTTACCTGCTGAAGAAAACCCTGCTAATTTTGCCACGACTCTTAATAATATTGGCGCAATTTACAACTATTTAGGAGAGCAGCAGCAAGCATTGGAATACTATAACCAAGCGCTGCCAATTCAACAGTCATTAGGGAACCTTGCAAGTGTTGCCGCCACTTTCAATAACATTGGTACAGTTTACGAAGATTTAGGAGAGAAGCAGCAAGCATTAGAGTACTACAACCAAGCGCTACCACTGTGGGATACAGTGCAAAACCGTTATGGAAAAGCCCGCTCCCTGAACAATATTGGCAAAGTCTATGACGACTTAGGCGAGAAACAGCAAGCGCTGTTGTATTACAACCAAGCACTATTACTTAGGCGTGCTGTCGGAGACCGTGCTGGGGAAGCTTCCAGCTTGAATAACATTGGTGCCGTCTACAACACTTTGGGAGAGAAGCAGCAAGCATTCTTACACTATAACCAAGCACTTTCACTCTGGCGTGCTGTGAAAGATCCTGATGGGGAAGCCCGTACTCTCAACAACATTGGTGGTATCTATGACAGTTTGGGAGAGAAGCAGCAAGCGCTTTCATACTACAATCAAGCACTATCACTGAGGCGTGCTGTCGAAGACCGTGCTGGGGAAGCCCGCTCCCTCAACAACATTGGTGGGATATACGACGATTTAGGCGAAAAGCAGCAAGCGCTTTCATACTACAACCAAGCACTATCACTTAGGCGTGCCGTCGGAGACCGTGCTGGCGAAGCCCGCTCCCTAAATAATATAGGTGGAATCTACGATAATTTAGGCGAGAAGCAACAAGCGCTTTCATACTACAATCAAGCATTGCCACTTAGGCGTGCCGTAGGAGACCGGGCTGGAGAAGCTGTCTCTGTGCATAACATTGCCAAAGTTTATGAAGATTTGGGAGAGAAACAGCAAGCTCTAGATTACTATAATCAAGCACTGGTTCTTCATCGTGAAGTAGGTAATCAATCCTGCGGCTGTTGCCGCTACTCTTGGTAA